CTGTTTTGTAATAATGCCAATAATTCGTTCTAAGGGAAGCATTAGGGTGTCAGATGGCGTTAACTCATCCGCTACCAGTATAACGGGTTCTACGATATTCAGGAATGGATTTCGTTTATCCTTCTTTAGACATTTCATAATTCGGGTGCACACATCAGAAATATCCGCTTTTCGCTCCCTGATATAGTCATCCTTCATGGCATCAAACTGCGCATATAATTCGTAAGCTGCTTCCTCAATCGCCTGTTGCGCATTTCTTCTCCCATTCTGAATTCGGTTGATTGTTATATCATGAAGTGACTGGTCCTTGATTATTGCAAGATGGCCAAAGAAGACCTTGGACTCATTGGTTCTGGCTATCTCCTCAAGCTGCTGTCTGGCTTCCTTAACAGCATCATAATAACGCATAATCTCGGACTCTATCTCCTGTTCATTAATCTGATAGTTATCCGCTTTCATATCCTGCTTGCTGATAACATATGCTTTTCCCACTGTAATACCGTCGGACATCGTGTTTTGTACCATCAATTCTCTCATGACTACACCATACCTTTCACCCATAAAACGATATTTAATGACTACCGAATGATATCTGTATACCACATATACGTCTACTGTAATAGCTTATTTCACAAACCAAATAATAGGTATGTTTTCTCATATCATAATCTGAATAATAGAAACATTCAAGTCTGATTTCAGCTTAAAGTTATATGACAAGCCGATATATCACAGGAAATGAGAAGTGAGCAGGAAATATATCAATATTATATATACAAGAGTGCCCATTTATGGTATAATCCGACACAAAAGTAGTTTTTTCGGAGGTTATTATGTACAAGGAACGATATCATTACTATAAAAAAATAACAAGGCTTCTAACTCTGATTTTATGTGTAGGATATATTATTCTATATCTGATCACCCCACTTAAGGTTCAGGCAGCCGAGGCAGAGAAAAAATATCTTGTTCTTGTTCAAAATTCAAACCGAAGCTGGACTGCTTATGAGGATATGATTGAACCATCTCCTCAAAAAAAGTTAATGATTAAAGCGAAACCAATTGCTGAGGCTCTGCGTTTTGATTACATAAACTTTGGTGACGGAGAATTTATCATACAGAGAGGGGACTTCCGTTACAATTCTTATGAACGGAACTCCGCTTCTTATGTGTTTCAAAGCAGTAGCACTCTATCAGTAAATAAAACTGCTAGTAATGTGGCTTATTATAGCGATAAAAGTGGTTGTAATCTATGCCATATCAGTACCCTAAGAACAATCATCAATTATCGGTACTTCACCGGATCTGAAATAGCAGATTATCGTAAGGCCGGCTATACAAGCATTGTATGCTATAGTCGCTATCAGGTAATCGATGAAGCGCCCGATATTCGCGAAGTGTATGATACGGAAGGCGACAAGTTCTTCTCCCAGGATGAACCCGACACGACGGATCAGATTATCTCTTCTGCCATCAATTTATCGGAGGAAGATGAAAGACAACTGATTATCGTCGGTGATTCCAGAACGAATAATATGAGCAAATGGGTATCCACAACGGTAAACACGCAGTTTATTGCGAAAAGTGGTGAGGGATATCTTTGGTTTGAGCAAAATGGAATTGAAGATGTTAACATGATTAAAAATCCGGGGGATGTAATCGTGATTTGGTTAGGCGTAAACGATTATTTCAGCAATGCATTAGGTACTGATCCCTGGAAGGCCTATTCTCAAAAGATAAATGAGCTCGCAGCTACAGATTGGGCAGACTGCAGTGTATATGTGGCTGAGGTAGGTTACGTTGATACCAATTATATCTATAACTACAACAATAAAATAACCAGGGCAAATGTATCTCAGATCAATTCTCCTTATAAAATACAAGGTATTCAGGAATTCAATAAAAAGCTCCGTAATAGTCTCAGCCAGGATATAACCTGGATTAATACCAATGATATCATCGGTATTAAAGCAAATGATACCGATCTGACTCCTGAGGAATTGTGGGTTGTTCGAAGTAATGGAATGGTAGATGGCCTGCATTACGGAGTAGAAGTAAGTCAAAAGGTATATAATCATTTTGTAAATACTACTATGAACTAAATATCGGCAGACTCAGATGCGAAATCATAGCACTTCTGAGTCTGCCTTCTTATTATGTTCGAACTATCTATCTTCATGTATTAAAAGCATCGATTATTCTTCTTCCTGTGGCAGTTGTCTCCCTTACTGCACTGATAACATATCTCATTGGTTAAGGGTAGATCATCAAAAAACTCACGACAATTGGATAACGTGGTATCTGCAATATTATGCAACGCCTCTTTCGTCAGAAATGCCTGATGGGAGGTTACAATTACGTTGGGCATGGAAATGATCCTAGCCAGAACATCATCATGGATGATGGAATAGGACATGTCTTCATAAAACAATTCCGTTTCCTCTTCATATACATCCAGACACGCTCCTCCTACTTTCTCTGATTTCAACGCTTCCATCAAATCCTCACTGTTTACCAACGCTCCTCTTGATGTATTAATGATATAGACTCCTTTTTTCATTAGACTGATTGTCTTCTGATCAATCAAATGAAAGGTATCCTTTGTTAAGGGACAATGCAAGGATATGATATCGGATTGCTTGCATAACTCCTCTAAGGTTACATAGGATATTCCCGCATCCGGTATCGGATATGGATCATAAGCTATTACATTTAATCCAAATCCTTTGCAGATATCGATGAAAATGCGTCCTATTTTTCCTGTTCCGATTACACCCATGGTCTTCCCATGGAGATCAAATCCTGTGAGTCCGTTCAGACTAAAATTGAAATCCCTAGTTCTTACATAGGCCTTATGAATTTTCCTATTCAGGGTAAGTAACAGTGCCATAGCATGTTCTGCAACTGCATAAGGGGAATAAGCCGGTACACGTACAACGTGAACCTTATCATATGCCGCCTTGAAATCCACATTATTATATCCAGCACAACGCATTGCAATCAGTTTTGTTCCATTCTGATACAGGGTATCGATTGTTTCCTGATCAATGGCATCATTAACAAACGCAACTACTGCCTCGTATCCTTTGGCCATAAATGCAGTTTTCGGTCCCAGCTTTGGTTCAAAATACTCTATTTCAATCTGGTATTTCTCTTTCAACTCTTCAAAAAAAATCTTATCATATGGCTTTGTATCAAAAAAACAGATTTTATTCATAAGCACTCCTCCTTCATATGTTACAATCTTTACCATGATTCGATTTTAGCTTATTATATCCTTAAAATCAATGATTTAATCTTTAATATTGCAACAACGAAGAATCAATAGATAGGAGGAGCTTATATCTATGTATTCCTTATTTATCTCAGTTATCTATTCACTTTTTTCACATAAATCTGTACCGTACCACTGGGGACCTTCCATTCAAAGGTACTTCCTTCAGAATATCCAAGAATGGCAGTCCCAATCGGTGACAATACAGATATTTTATTCTTACGCACATCCGCTTCCTCTGGATATACTAGTGTCATTTCCTCCTCTACACCATCAACCACCAGCACAACCGATGAGTTCATACCAATTATATTTTCTGGCAAATCCTCATAATGGATCACTTCAGCTCTCTTAATCTCCGCTTCCAGATCCTTCAGGTTTTGAAGCGAACGGATTTCTTTATCCCTGGCTTTATCAATCAATTCCAACAACTTATCTTTATCTGCTTTTGTTATATAGATTTGCTTCGACATTCTCATCCTCCATCCGGCCTAATATTGCTTATCGCATCTATGAACTTCTGCGAATGCCTTATAAAAATCATAATATTTTTCATCACAAGCAGAAAATAAATATCTTGCAAAGATATTCGAGATGGTATACCCTTCATTCTCCAAATATTCAATATGGGGTTTGAAATCATCCATTGAAGGATTACTATAAGCCACCTTTAATACAAAGGATAGATAGATAGCCTGGTTGTTCTTTTCCCATAATTTGGGATGATTATCCATTGTTGGAACAGCCAGTCCCATTTCAATACTGTTTTTTTCCGCATTGTAAAGAAGAATGCTTTGGTACTGATCCTTAATATAAATTGACCAGGCTTCTGTATCTTCAATGGAAAACAAATAGATATTCTCATAATCAGGGCTTTCTTTTTGGTATTGACTCTTTTTTAACCTCTGATATTCCTTGATGTAATCCATTTTTTTATTAATGTAATTTTTCGCTGTATAAAGCTCCTCCAGTTTATTATCCAAAGTTTCATCCAACGTTATGAGAGAGTCCGCCAGTTCCTCCGGTGAAAGATTGGGTAATTTCTTCATATCCTGTAAAGGCATTCTTAAGCATCGAAAATGAGCCAGGTCCGAAATGGTATAAACGGAACTAGGATAGTATTTACGATAATTATTCATATCATCCCGTTTCATGTCAATCAAACCTACGCTCTCCCAATAGCGTAAAGTAGACTTCGGTATTCCTAATAAATCGGATATCTCCCCAATATAAAATGAATTTTTCATTCATTCCTCCATTTCTGGCATGATTCATGGATGTTGCACAATGTATATACATGGATTATTACTTACCATAATACACTGTTTGAAGAAATAAACAACGTGTACTTCAATCTGAGTGTGAGGTAAGTCATAAATTCCTGCATATAAATTATGTAACATCCTCTTCTATCCTAGATCCTACTCAAGGATTTCTTAATAAAATCATCCATTGATATACTATAATGCATAAAGTTACCGATTTCTTTCTCAAGTCGAAATCCCACTCTTTCGAACGCTCTTAATGATCTGATATTATCCTTGTCAATCTTAGCGACTACCCTTTGTAATCTCCATTGGAAAAAAGCAATATTCAATCCTTGAACAATGGAGGACTTTCCTATTCCATAGCCCCACTTATTCTGATCTCCAATGACGATTACCATCTCTGCCTCGTTGATCTTCCTTATTAACTTTAAAAATCCGATCGGCCTGTCATCACTGAGATTTATCAGAAAGAAGCTTCCCTCTCTATTAAATAAATGTGTCATGATGTACATATTCACTCTATCGATAGCCTGCTTAATTTCCGATGAAATATGTGCATCCTCATTTAAATATTTTACCACTTCATTATTTTCCATCCAGTTCATAATCATCAAAGCATCATTACGAGTCACTTCTTGTCTTAAATTTACCTGCTTCGCTCTCATTATATCAGGTCCTTTCTTAATATAATAAAAGCCTTTCATAGATTTATCCATTCATCCTATGACGGTTCTTTACTTCGTTATCACCTGCTCATCTATGCAGATATTAAGACAATTATAAAGGTTCAAGCAACTTTAATGTCAATATGCTTCAAGTCAAATCATGTAAATTCCATTTATCTTACTAACACCAATATTCATTATTAATATTTCTCATCTAGA
The nucleotide sequence above comes from Variimorphobacter saccharofermentans. Encoded proteins:
- a CDS encoding SGNH/GDSL hydrolase family protein, whose amino-acid sequence is MYKERYHYYKKITRLLTLILCVGYIILYLITPLKVQAAEAEKKYLVLVQNSNRSWTAYEDMIEPSPQKKLMIKAKPIAEALRFDYINFGDGEFIIQRGDFRYNSYERNSASYVFQSSSTLSVNKTASNVAYYSDKSGCNLCHISTLRTIINYRYFTGSEIADYRKAGYTSIVCYSRYQVIDEAPDIREVYDTEGDKFFSQDEPDTTDQIISSAINLSEEDERQLIIVGDSRTNNMSKWVSTTVNTQFIAKSGEGYLWFEQNGIEDVNMIKNPGDVIVIWLGVNDYFSNALGTDPWKAYSQKINELAATDWADCSVYVAEVGYVDTNYIYNYNNKITRANVSQINSPYKIQGIQEFNKKLRNSLSQDITWINTNDIIGIKANDTDLTPEELWVVRSNGMVDGLHYGVEVSQKVYNHFVNTTMN
- a CDS encoding 2-hydroxyacid dehydrogenase, whose amino-acid sequence is MNKICFFDTKPYDKIFFEELKEKYQIEIEYFEPKLGPKTAFMAKGYEAVVAFVNDAIDQETIDTLYQNGTKLIAMRCAGYNNVDFKAAYDKVHVVRVPAYSPYAVAEHAMALLLTLNRKIHKAYVRTRDFNFSLNGLTGFDLHGKTMGVIGTGKIGRIFIDICKGFGLNVIAYDPYPIPDAGISYVTLEELCKQSDIISLHCPLTKDTFHLIDQKTISLMKKGVYIINTSRGALVNSEDLMEALKSEKVGGACLDVYEEETELFYEDMSYSIIHDDVLARIISMPNVIVTSHQAFLTKEALHNIADTTLSNCREFFDDLPLTNEICYQCSKGDNCHRKKNNRCF
- a CDS encoding GreA/GreB family elongation factor, with the translated sequence MSKQIYITKADKDKLLELIDKARDKEIRSLQNLKDLEAEIKRAEVIHYEDLPENIIGMNSSVVLVVDGVEEEMTLVYPEEADVRKNKISVLSPIGTAILGYSEGSTFEWKVPSGTVQIYVKKVNR
- a CDS encoding MerR family transcriptional regulator, coding for MKNSFYIGEISDLLGIPKSTLRYWESVGLIDMKRDDMNNYRKYYPSSVYTISDLAHFRCLRMPLQDMKKLPNLSPEELADSLITLDETLDNKLEELYTAKNYINKKMDYIKEYQRLKKSQYQKESPDYENIYLFSIEDTEAWSIYIKDQYQSILLYNAEKNSIEMGLAVPTMDNHPKLWEKNNQAIYLSFVLKVAYSNPSMDDFKPHIEYLENEGYTISNIFARYLFSACDEKYYDFYKAFAEVHRCDKQY
- a CDS encoding GNAT family N-acetyltransferase, whose protein sequence is MDKSMKGFYYIKKGPDIMRAKQVNLRQEVTRNDALMIMNWMENNEVVKYLNEDAHISSEIKQAIDRVNMYIMTHLFNREGSFFLINLSDDRPIGFLKLIRKINEAEMVIVIGDQNKWGYGIGKSSIVQGLNIAFFQWRLQRVVAKIDKDNIRSLRAFERVGFRLEKEIGNFMHYSISMDDFIKKSLSRI